From a single Pseudophryne corroboree isolate aPseCor3 chromosome 6, aPseCor3.hap2, whole genome shotgun sequence genomic region:
- the LOC134934974 gene encoding histone H1B-like: MAETAPAVAAVPPSEGAAKKKRQPKKAAGGAKKSGKSSGPSVSELILRAVAASKERSGVSLAALKKALAAGGYDVEKNNSRIKVGVKGLVTKGTLTQVKGTGASGSFKPNKKQLESKKAALKPKKPAAKKVAKSPKKPKRAPSAAKSPKKVKKPTKAAAAKSPKKPKAVKPKKAAKPKAAKSPAKKAAKPKAAKSPAKKVAKPKKAAAKK; the protein is encoded by the coding sequence ATGGCAGAAACTGCACCAGCCGTCGCCGCTGTCCCGCCATCAGAGGGCGCAGCCAAAAAGAAGAGACAGCCGAAGAAAGCCGCAGGAGGAGCCAAGAAGAGCGGCAAGTCTTCAGGTCCCAGCGTCTCCGAGCTGATCCTAAGGGCCGTGGCCGCCTCTAAGGAGCGCAGTGGAGTTTCTCTTgccgccctgaagaaggctctggctGCCGGAGGCTACGATGTGGAGAAGAACAACAGTCGCATCAAAGTGGGGGTGAAAGGATTGGTGACCAAAGGAACTCTCACCCAGGTGAAAGGCACCGGCGCTTCCGGCTCCTTCAAGCCCAataagaagcagctggagagcaaGAAGGCCGCCCTGAAGCCCAAGAAACCAGCGGCAAAGAAAGTGGCCAAGTCCCCGAAGAAGCCCAAGAGAGCTCCGAGTGCAGCCAAGAGCCCCAAGAAGGTGAAAAAACCCACAAAAGCGGCTGctgccaaaagcccaaagaagcctaAAGCCGTGAAGCCTaagaaggcggcgaagcccaaagcagccaagagtccggccaagaaggcAGCGAAGCCCAAAGCCGCCAAAAGCCCGGCCAAGAAGGTAGCTAAGCCCAAGAAAGCTGCGGCCAAGAAGTGA
- the LOC134934975 gene encoding histone H2B 1.1: MPEPAKSAPAPKKGSKKAVTKTQKKDGKKRRKSRKESYAIYVYKVLKQVHPDTGISSKAMGIMNSFVNDIFERIAGEASRLAHYNKRSTITSREIQTAVRLLLPGELAKHAVSEGTKAVTKYTSAK; encoded by the coding sequence ATGCCTGAACCAGCAAAGTCCGCGCCGGCGCCCAAGAAGGGCTCAAAGAAGGCCGTAaccaagacccagaagaaagatggaaagaagcgtaggaagagcaggaaggagagttacgccatctacgtgtacaaggtgctgaagcaggtgcaccctgacaccggcatctcctccaaggctatgggcatcatgaactcctttgtcaatgacatttttgagcgcattgcgggggaagcttcccgcctggctcactacaacaagcgctccaccatcacctcccgggagatccagaccgccgtacgcctgctgctgccgggagagttggccaagcacgccgtgtccgagggcaccaaggccgtcaccaagtacaccagcgccaagtaa
- the LOC134934453 gene encoding histone H2A type 1-like: MSGRGKQGGKTRAKAKTRSSRAGLQFPVGRVHRLLRKGNYAERVGAGAPVYLAAVLEYLTAEILELAGNAARDNKKTRIIPRHLQLAVRNDEELNKLLGGVTIAQGGVLPNIQAVLLPKKTESHKPAKSK; this comes from the coding sequence ATGTCCGGCAGAGGCAAACAAGGCGGCAAGACCCGGGCTAAGGCCAAGACTCGCTCATCCCGGGCCGGTCTCCAGTTCCCAGTCGGTCGCGTTCACCGTCTGCTGAGGAAAGGAAACTATGCTGAGCGAGTGGGAGCCGGTGCCCCGGTCTATCTGGCCGCGGTGCTGGAGTATCTGACGGCTGAGATCCTGGAGCTCGCCGGAAACGCCGCCCGCGACAACAAGAAGACCCGCATCatcccccgccacctgcagctggctgtgcgcaacgacgaagagctcaacaagctgctcggtggggtgaccatcgcccagggaggcgttctgcccaacatccaggccgtgctgctgcccaagaagaccGAGAGCCACAAACCGGCCAAGAGCAAGTAA
- the LOC134934977 gene encoding histone H3 — MARTKQTARKSTGGKAPRKQLATKAARKSAPATGGVKKPHRYRPGTVALREIRRYQKSTELLIRKLPFQRLVREIAQDFKTDLRFQSSAVMALQEASEAYLVGLFEDTNLCAIHAKRVTIMPKDIQLARRIRGERA; from the coding sequence ATGGCCAGGACCAAGCAGACCGCCCGCAAATCTACAGGAGGGAAAGCTCCCCGCAAGCAGCTGGCAACGAAAGCTGCCCGGAAGAGCGCCCCAGCTACCGGCGGCGTGAAGAAACCTCACCGCTATCGTCCTGGAACTGTTGCTCTTCGCGAGATCCGCCGGTATCAGAAATCCACTGAGCTGCTGatccgcaagctgcccttccagcgtctggtgcgtgagatcgcccaggacttcaagactgacctgcgcttccagagctccgccgtcatggccctacaagaggccagcgaggcttatctggtggggctgttcgaggacaccaacctgtgcgccatccacgccaagagggtgaccatcatgcccaaagacatccagctggcccgcaggatccgaggggagagggcatag
- the LOC134934454 gene encoding histone H1B-like encodes MAETAPAVAAVPPSEGAAKKKRQPKKAAGGAKKSGKSSGPSVSELILKAVAASKERSGVSLAALKKALAAGGYDVEKNNSRIKVGVKGLVTKGTLTQVKGTGASGSFKLNKNQLESKKAALKPKKPAAKKVAKSPKKPKRAPSATKSPKKVKKPTKAAAAKSPKKPKAAKPKKAAKKAAKPKAAKSPAKKAAKPKAAKSPAKKVAKPKKAAAKK; translated from the coding sequence ATGGCAGAAACTGCACCAGCCGTCGCCGCTGTCCCGCCGTCAGAGGGcgcagccaaaaagaagaggcagccgaagAAAGCTGCAGGGGGAGCCAAGAAAAGCGGCAAGTCTTCCGGGCCCAGCGTTTCCGAGCTGATCTTAAAGGCCGTGGCCGCCTCCAAGGAGCGCAGTGGAGTTTCTCTTgccgccctgaagaaggctctggctGCCGGAGGCTACGATGTGGAGAAGAATAACAGTCGCATCAAAGTGGGGGTGAAAGGATTGGTGACCAAAGGAACTCTCACCCAAGTGAAAGGCACCGGAGCTTCCGGCTCCTTCAAGCTCAATAAGAATCAGCTGGAGAGCAAGAAGGCCGCCCTGAAGCCCAAGAAACCAGCGGCAAAGAAAGTGGCCAAGTCCCCGAAGAAGCCCAAGAGAGCTCCGAGTGCAACCAAGAGCCCCAAGAAGGTGAAGAAACCCACAAAAGCGGCTGctgccaaaagcccaaagaagcctaAAGCCGCGAAGCCCAAGAAAGCGgccaagaaggcggcgaagcccaaagcagccaagagtccggccaagaaggcggcgaagcccaaagcCGCCAAAAGCCCGGCCAAGAAGGTAGCTAAGCCCAAGAAAGCTGCGGCCAAGAAGTGA